GATGATCCCCCTCGTACAGATTCTTCACCCCGTCCAGATGGTCCAATTCGGCTACCCTctccatcttcttcatccttttcgTCTTCCTCAATTCGTCGCGACTCTCCCTCAACGAACCCTGGTACTCCTCCCTGAAcacataaaaaggaagggttTCATTATTCATCTTCTTGAACAGATGCAGCTTTATCTCCCGCGGGCTCGACACCTTCGCACTGCACTTCTCGTTTAAGGCCTTCCAATTAATGCCCCTTTCGATGCACAGCTCCTCAAAGTTGACCCGGTGCGCTACCAGGTACTCCACCCACATGGAGTATATGGAgctgaactttttttttttcctcgtcaAACTTTTAAAGAATTCCATGTAGCTTGTCAGGTTAAAGGGCAAGGTAGCCTCGCTAACCGTGGTATGCGTGACAGACATGGTTGGCGCAGTTACAGCGTTACTCAGTTCCCCACCCACGGAACCTCCCCCTTCGTACGCCTCGATAATTCTCCTCTCCCACTTCCTCCACAGATTGGAAAATCTCTCCTGTCCTCGCTTCGCCGCCTCTATAATGTATTGGTTCTGCACTATATCAGGGTTGAAGTCGAAGCAGTTCTGAAAAATCAACTTCAAGTCACTGTAAAATTCCCATGGATTCTGGTACACACCCTGGGTAAGATTTATCGATACAGTTCTGTAGTCCATGggcttctttattttatttttatattcgcTCTTAATCTTTTCACTTAAATTCTTGTCCTCCAACACCGGGGTGGTGAAGTAAAACGCCGTGCTGTTGTCTTTCATAAGGTTCTGGAGGATGTGGTCTCTGATTAATTCCCTCCATTCGTGCCTTTGTTCTTCTACCGTTTGTACTTTGGTTTCCACTTCTCCTCCTACTCCACCCACTGCTCTACCTCCCTTCTCAGGCCAATTGGCACAACTCGCACCATTAACCTTTAGGGAGACCCCCCCGCTCCCATCATcttcattcccctttttcgttGTCACTTCATCATCCAGGGAGAAGCTTCCCAGCCGCAGACGAACTCTAAAAGGCGTATGGCTACCCACGGGGGGTTTACTTGTTTCCATGCTGATGGATGCACTGCTTAGGTTATTGTGCGTCTGGTCGTGGCTAGTTGTGCCGCCGGTAGGGAGAGCCTCCTCCAATCGCCTCCCCCCTAACCGTTTCTCTTCCGACCGCTTCCCTTCCGATAATTTCCCTTCCGATAATTTCCCTTCcgataattttccttccgaTAATTTCCCTTCCGATAATTTCCCTTCcgataattttccttccgaTAATTTCCCTTCCGATAATTTCCCTTCTGACAATTTCCCTTCCGATAATTTCCCTTCCGATAGTTTCCCTTCCGATCTTTGCTCAGCGCCACCGCCACTACCCTTCGCCTTTGGTAGGGTTTTTCCCTGCTTTCCCTTCGGCCCCTCCAATTCTACCTTACTTGCATGAAGAAGCAGATCCGTCAAGTACTTCTCCTCTCGTTCACGTAACTCCTTCTGcgtggaagaaaattttttcgcCTCCTTTGTACCTCTCATGGAGAGGAGCAACTTGTAGAACTCCCCCTCGTAAGTCTTCCAAGCGTTGCATCTAAGTTCATACAAATTCTGTTTCTCCTTTGGGTTATTCTCCATTTCTATGGCTAGCTTGATTCTATCAAAAATTATCAGCACATCTCGATGGAAGTCTTCTTCACTTCCGTAAAAATCGTAATGTAGTTTATTGTAAATGACATCCAAGTTCACTCTCTGTAAGAAGGGCCAGTTGTTATTCTTCTCTCCCTTTGCACTACCTGTagtttcttttcccttttggctAGTTACTTCTCCTTTGTTGACATCGCCCCCTATTGGGGTATCTGCTTCTCCTAACTCGTGGCCTACAAATTGAATTCTATCCCGTTCGTCCTGATCCCCAATGAGTTGAAACAcctgcttcttcttcatcacatCAATAATTTGGGATAACCTTCTTTTAATGCTTCGGTTCATTGGTACCTTGGATCCTCCTTCCTTCGTTCCTCCGATGTGTCCCACCAGAGCATCTAacttttcattccattcaaCAGTACTACTTCTGTTACTGCTACATCTGCCTCTGTTACTTTCCAATTCTGCTGAATCCATATTTTTCATCAGATGGTTACCTCGGATACCTTCGTCTTCCGTTCCTCCCTTCCGATTCGTCTTTCCCTTcgactttcctttttcttccaggGGGGTACTCACATTGATAGACGACAATATGTACGCGCTTTTCTCATTTGTCGAATCGACTACTGTGTCTTTTATCTTCCTGGCTTCTTTTCCTACTGTCTTGTCGACTGTAGTGTCTcttatcatttttcctttgacgGGGATGCTTGTTGTCACTTTCGCTTTCTTTGCCTGGGCGGCACTTTTCCTCTGATCGACTGGGCTTCCCAGATCGGATGAGCATTTACCTGGGGTACTTTTACTTGGAGATCCTTTACTTGGGGAACTCTTCTTTGGAGATCCTTTACCTGGGGAACTTTTACCTGGAGAACTTTTACCTGGAGAACTTTTACCTGGAGAACTTTTACCTGGAGAACTTTTACCGGGGGAACTTTTACCTGGAGAACTTTTACCTGGAAAACTTTTACCAGGGGAACTTTTACCTTGGGATCCTTTTCTTGAAGTGACCCCACCCGCGTGGATCACctcccctacaaccttccccTTACTATTGCCTCCTTTCCCACTTTTGCCACCATCCCCTCCCTGCTTTTCCCTCTTAACAGAATCTTTTTGTTTGGGTCCCTCTTTcgatttccccttcctcatGGAGTCTTCCCCCAATTCCTTCCTGTTCGTGCCGCTACTCTGCTTTCTTAATAACATACCCCCGCCTCCTTTCACAATCCTCTCACTCCTCCTACTATTCAGTGAGGTAACATCTGTATGCTCACTTTCTGCGTCTTCTGTGGTCATGGGGTTCGCCTCCTCTAGTGATCCTTTCCCCTGCGTGCCTTTCCCCCGATTAGAAGCATCCTTCCCTGTTttgctccccttttttggaaGATCCTCTAATCCGTTTGTCACATTCGgcaattcttcttctgcGACCTCTTCCACCTCCCCTTGCTCATACCTTCCCCCCGCATGTCCTTTAAaatcccttttatttttatcacttTGGCAggtcttcttccccttctcttcctttgctTCTCCTCTATTTGCACCTTTGTTGGAATCCTTGTTCGCCCCTCCAACAGCGCCTTTCTTTGCATCCCCTCCTTTCCCTTTGCCTCCCCCCTTGGTTTTTGGATCCTCCTTCGCTATGCCCTTGTTCCCCCCCTTCGGTCCTTCCTTCGATCCTTCCTTTGGTCCTTCCTTCGATCCTTCCTTTGGCCCTTCCTTTGGCCCTTCCTTTGGTTCTT
The Plasmodium knowlesi strain H genome assembly, chromosome: 2 DNA segment above includes these coding regions:
- a CDS encoding bromodomain protein, putative, which codes for METRRSLRIRGGNAPKEEPKEGPKEGPKEGSKEGPKEGSKEGPKGGNKGIAKEDPKTKGGGKGKGGDAKKGAVGGANKDSNKGANRGEAKEEKGKKTCQSDKNKRDFKGHAGGRYEQGEVEEVAEEELPNVTNGLEDLPKKGSKTGKDASNRGKGTQGKGSLEEANPMTTEDAESEHTDVTSLNSRRSERIVKGGGGMLLRKQSSGTNRKELGEDSMRKGKSKEGPKQKDSVKREKQGGDGGKSGKGGNSKGKVVGEVIHAGGVTSRKGSQGKSSPGKSFPGKSSPGKSSPGKSSPGKSSPGKSSPGKSSPGKSSPGKGSPKKSSPSKGSPSKSTPGKCSSDLGSPVDQRKSAAQAKKAKVTTSIPVKGKMIRDTTVDKTVGKEARKIKDTVVDSTNEKSAYILSSINVSTPLEEKGKSKGKTNRKGGTEDEGIRGNHLMKNMDSAELESNRGRCSSNRSSTVEWNEKLDALVGHIGGTKEGGSKVPMNRSIKRRLSQIIDVMKKKQVFQLIGDQDERDRIQFVGHELGEADTPIGGDVNKGEVTSQKGKETTGSAKGEKNNNWPFLQRVNLDVIYNKLHYDFYGSEEDFHRDVLIIFDRIKLAIEMENNPKEKQNLYELRCNAWKTYEGEFYKLLLSMRGTKEAKKFSSTQKELREREEKYLTDLLLHASKVELEGPKGKQGKTLPKAKGSGGGAEQRSEGKLSEGKLSEGKLSEGKLSEGKLSEGKLSEGKLSEGKLSEGKLSEGKLSEGKLSEGKRSEEKRLGGRRLEEALPTGGTTSHDQTHNNLSSASISMETSKPPVGSHTPFRVRLRLGSFSLDDEVTTKKGNEDDGSGGVSLKVNGASCANWPEKGGRAVGGVGGEVETKVQTVEEQRHEWRELIRDHILQNLMKDNSTAFYFTTPVLEDKNLSEKIKSEYKNKIKKPMDYRTVSINLTQGVYQNPWEFYSDLKLIFQNCFDFNPDIVQNQYIIEAAKRGQERFSNLWRKWERRIIEAYEGGGSVGGELSNAVTAPTMSVTHTTVSEATLPFNLTSYMEFFKSLTRKKKKFSSIYSMWVEYLVAHRVNFEELCIERGINWKALNEKCSAKVSSPREIKLHLFKKMNNETLPFYVFREEYQGSLRESRDELRKTKRMKKMERVAELDHLDGVKNLYEGDHLGGMENFYEEDHLYGVKNLYQEDHLYGVKNLYEEDHPYGVKNLYEEDHPYGVKNLYEGDHLYGEVGGDNGAPTDNPEDANFQYLLRDHHTYNQTEEWKTREEQLQKEAILKPFRVRKRRIHNTIFFDENIFDSYLEGKRSCVVKCAPNVFLADCFYYHSVEQSLGDFMEGGGDLDGVNEKEVVGCVDKKEVVGCVDKKEGVGCVNEEGVGCVNEKEENVRGNQLAKAATPKMNKITFRVRAVHEERRPQRVVCKGFEESPEGEDETDVSWGAHRDGGEVHERSLVDGETTCKRNESPLEESDGSSPLHRICQVANNLTGHPQGRKKKKKKKKRLQDGSHRAVMKNQLGRKSLVMNLKMKYCPLEDTSFFQINEEHVYRHHVDVAFSFILRSKRKLNVAIKVERRNVSLFEEDCLEFISIQILNKCKRTSHMKFYLCNRMAGTSRSLVQLLNAYFAKLNLPAGMDEAASELSRILPRVRLYIRDVDVLMRLEKDHATHMTTIAILKRRVL